A single region of the Salipaludibacillus sp. LMS25 genome encodes:
- a CDS encoding AAA domain-containing protein — protein sequence MPVEKILDYFTEYEANERFMQNSITGTSGSEYSKDILNNANKIENEIVWKKKELVLKEIKKLKKKNLLKVDFQDELSDVLDESIRSHDLSSIQQGLKFSHNNVQNGFYQFITPLLKDDEVTVCYPILESSKAKYPVLTFTAIIEDNTLAVSSCYLNKNSLVVLIADAKKLDFQEVEDFYKNEIRGALNSIERIQGQKELSEIIKLVKVVLFEYFNLADIKISNYTNGWRLINKVLITTESLNEMREPPFREEISLVKKKLKDTNKSLVTKYLKINTDQLSYNESLGHTNYHYGSYTSDYSVNEKQWHVVTRINKIELLSVNGPPGTGKTTLLKEIIANNFVEKTKEIVSVWDEDWIKINEGTKREVYLSPFKGENKKSMIITSTNNKAVDNIGMELLQEIDYLSESLSNSEIKGLFCARLGNKTNVNQFKAELLQPLLNGLSKDGTSQDNVKEEFLSLYNELKELHIKINQFTQLTADLSNNRTSTHLELTIKQEQHIYDDIVNELEKNSYKVEQKNDELNQLNTELSDLNKEEADAQLHLVEIQEQLKLLYFNLNKYNSYQKFKILNRHC from the coding sequence TTGCCTGTAGAAAAAATATTAGATTACTTTACTGAATATGAAGCGAACGAAAGGTTTATGCAAAATTCCATAACTGGCACGAGTGGAAGTGAGTATTCTAAAGATATTCTAAACAACGCAAATAAAATAGAAAATGAAATTGTATGGAAAAAGAAGGAGCTTGTACTAAAAGAAATTAAAAAATTGAAAAAAAAGAATTTATTGAAAGTAGATTTTCAGGATGAGTTAAGCGATGTTCTAGATGAGTCAATAAGAAGTCATGATCTTTCATCGATACAACAGGGGCTTAAATTTTCTCATAATAACGTACAAAACGGTTTTTATCAGTTTATAACACCGCTTCTAAAGGATGATGAAGTAACAGTGTGTTATCCAATATTAGAGAGCAGTAAAGCTAAGTATCCTGTCCTCACTTTTACCGCAATAATAGAAGATAATACTTTAGCTGTGTCTAGTTGTTATTTAAATAAGAACAGCTTGGTTGTTCTTATTGCAGATGCTAAAAAGCTTGATTTTCAGGAAGTGGAAGATTTTTATAAAAATGAAATAAGGGGTGCGCTGAACAGCATTGAACGGATTCAAGGCCAAAAAGAGCTTAGTGAAATTATTAAACTAGTTAAGGTGGTCTTATTTGAATACTTTAATTTAGCGGATATTAAGATTTCTAACTATACTAACGGTTGGAGATTAATAAATAAAGTGTTAATTACCACAGAGTCATTGAATGAAATGCGAGAGCCACCATTTAGAGAAGAGATAAGTTTGGTAAAGAAGAAACTGAAAGATACCAACAAAAGTCTTGTGACTAAATATTTAAAGATAAATACTGATCAACTTAGTTATAACGAATCTCTAGGACATACAAATTACCATTATGGTAGCTACACGAGTGATTATTCTGTTAATGAGAAACAATGGCATGTTGTGACCCGCATAAATAAAATTGAGTTACTTTCGGTAAATGGACCACCTGGTACTGGTAAAACAACGCTATTAAAAGAGATTATCGCGAACAATTTTGTCGAGAAGACAAAAGAAATAGTGTCTGTTTGGGATGAGGATTGGATCAAGATAAATGAAGGGACCAAAAGAGAAGTATATCTATCTCCTTTTAAAGGAGAAAATAAGAAGTCAATGATTATTACAAGTACAAATAATAAAGCTGTTGATAATATCGGGATGGAGCTCCTTCAAGAAATTGATTATTTGAGTGAAAGCTTATCAAACAGTGAGATCAAGGGCCTGTTTTGTGCACGGTTAGGCAATAAAACTAATGTTAACCAGTTTAAGGCGGAGTTGCTTCAGCCTTTGTTGAATGGTTTAAGCAAAGATGGTACATCACAAGATAATGTAAAAGAGGAATTCTTGTCCTTATACAATGAGCTGAAAGAGCTGCATATAAAAATCAATCAATTTACCCAATTAACAGCAGACCTTAGTAATAATAGAACTTCTACTCATTTAGAATTGACTATAAAACAAGAACAACATATCTATGACGATATCGTTAATGAGCTTGAGAAGAATTCGTATAAAGTAGAACAGAAAAATGACGAGCTGAATCAATTAAACACAGAGCTTAGTGATCTAAATAAAGAAGAGGCGGATGCTCAGCTTCATTTAGTGGAGATACAAGAGCAACTAAAGTTGTTGTATTTCAACCTTAATAAGTATAATAGCTATCAAAAATTCAAGATATTAAATAGGCACTGCTGA